A stretch of Calditrichota bacterium DNA encodes these proteins:
- a CDS encoding ribulokinase, with translation MGKYTIGIDFGTNSCRAVIADLADGRELATRVFQYPSGTAGVILDPTDPNVARQNPADYLVGLETVIPGVISLAKDNEPGFSADDIIGIGIDTTGSSPVPVDERGIPLCFYDEFRNNPAAMVWLWKDHTSFAEAQRTTEVAREMRPHYLAKIGGVYSSEWFWSKLWHLQKTAPEVFRAAHSFVEICDWIPAVLVGETRPAKIKRSVCAAGHKALFDAQWGGLPDEEFLSRLSPEIAAMRPRLYETAYCADERVGTLSPEWAEKLGLSSDVVVSVGAFDAHMGAVGAGIDVGILVKILGTSTCDIMVLPNTEKLEAIPGVCGIVDGSVIPGYYGIEAGQSAVGDIFLWFVNNLVPESFGRTADEKFDRLGQDAARLKPGESGLLALDWNNGNRTILVDVRLTGLLLGQTLHTQPHEVYRALIEATAFGALTIIDRIQSYGVPVREIVNCGGLATKNPLLMQIYADVTGRPMKVSRSEQAPALGAAMFAAVAAGKERGGYAKVEDARQAMTGTDKVYTPNGENHRIYQQLYALYRQLHDAFGTREWSGKMYNVMKDLLDIRDRVRKERGCSKS, from the coding sequence TTGGGCAAGTACACCATAGGCATTGACTTTGGCACGAACTCGTGCCGAGCAGTGATTGCGGATCTCGCCGACGGCAGGGAACTGGCCACCCGGGTCTTTCAGTATCCCTCGGGCACGGCGGGAGTCATCTTGGACCCTACCGATCCCAATGTAGCACGGCAGAATCCCGCAGACTATCTCGTCGGCCTGGAAACGGTAATTCCTGGGGTAATCAGCCTGGCCAAGGACAATGAACCCGGGTTCTCCGCCGACGACATCATCGGCATCGGCATTGACACCACCGGGAGCAGTCCGGTGCCGGTGGACGAGCGCGGCATCCCACTCTGTTTCTACGACGAGTTCCGCAACAATCCTGCCGCAATGGTCTGGCTGTGGAAGGACCACACCAGCTTTGCAGAAGCACAGCGGACAACCGAAGTCGCCCGAGAGATGAGACCCCATTACCTGGCGAAAATAGGCGGCGTCTACTCCTCGGAGTGGTTTTGGAGCAAGCTCTGGCATCTGCAGAAGACGGCGCCGGAAGTCTTTCGGGCGGCGCACAGCTTCGTGGAGATCTGCGACTGGATCCCCGCGGTGCTGGTGGGGGAAACCCGTCCCGCCAAAATCAAGCGGAGCGTCTGTGCAGCTGGACACAAGGCCCTCTTCGATGCCCAATGGGGCGGCCTGCCTGATGAAGAGTTCCTTAGCCGGTTGTCCCCTGAGATAGCCGCCATGCGCCCAAGGCTCTATGAGACTGCCTACTGCGCCGATGAGAGGGTCGGAACTCTGTCGCCTGAATGGGCAGAAAAGCTGGGGCTTTCCAGCGACGTTGTGGTGAGCGTAGGGGCATTCGATGCCCACATGGGGGCAGTGGGCGCCGGCATTGACGTGGGCATCTTGGTGAAGATACTCGGCACCAGCACCTGCGACATCATGGTCTTGCCGAATACCGAGAAACTGGAGGCCATTCCCGGCGTCTGCGGAATTGTCGATGGCTCGGTGATCCCAGGCTATTATGGCATCGAAGCAGGGCAGTCCGCTGTGGGCGACATCTTTCTCTGGTTTGTCAACAATCTCGTCCCTGAGTCATTCGGCAGGACTGCCGATGAAAAGTTCGACCGGCTCGGGCAGGACGCAGCACGACTCAAGCCAGGCGAGAGTGGCCTGCTCGCCTTGGATTGGAACAATGGCAATCGCACAATCCTCGTCGATGTGCGCCTCACCGGCTTATTATTGGGACAAACCCTGCACACGCAGCCCCACGAGGTCTACCGCGCCCTGATCGAGGCCACTGCCTTCGGGGCATTGACCATCATTGACCGCATTCAAAGCTACGGCGTGCCGGTGCGGGAAATCGTCAACTGCGGTGGTCTGGCAACCAAGAATCCGCTTCTCATGCAAATCTATGCGGACGTGACCGGCAGGCCGATGAAGGTCTCGCGAAGCGAGCAGGCGCCAGCACTGGGAGCCGCCATGTTTGCCGCGGTGGCAGCAGGTAAGGAGAGAGGCGGTTACGCCAAGGTCGAGGACGCCAGACAGGCCATGACCGGCACCGACAAAGTGTACACTCCCAACGGGGAAAACCACCGCATCTACCAACAGCTTTATGCGCTCTATCGTCAGTTGCACGACGCCTTCGGCACCCGTGAATGGTCGGGGAAA